A single Thermaerobacter sp. FW80 DNA region contains:
- a CDS encoding type I restriction endonuclease subunit R, producing MQNPLIRYAVEVGWTYLPPDEALRLRRGETGIVLHEVLIRQLQRLNPGAVDDVVKAEEVIGRLTRVMPNIEGNLQAWEWLKGLKTVFVAAERRERNVRLLDPDTPEANTLHVTDELRFISGTKTVRPDAVFFVNGIPVIVVETKAAHRVEGIAEAFDQIRRYHREGPELLAVLQVHALTHLVRFYYGATWSLSRKDLYNWRAEQAGDFETLVKHFFAPRRVLRMLTDYILFARKDGELSKVVLRPHQMRAVERVLQRCRDPEKRRGLIWHTQGSGKTYTMITVAKRLLEDPAFGNPTVLMLVDRNELEQQLFTNLEAVGFGHVTVAQSKRHLYELLRSDQRGLIVSMIHKFDDMPANVNTRRNIFVLVDEAHRSTGGDLGNYLMGALPNATYLGFTGTPIDKTAHGKGTFKVFGVDDQPKGYLDKYSIRESIEDGTTVPLHYALAPNDLRVDREILEREFLDLAELEGVSDVEELNRVLERAVTLKNMLKNADRVDRVAAFVAQHFRETVEPMGYKAFLVAVDREACALYKEALDRHLPPDYSAVVISRGHNDPPELARWHLTTEKEQEIRKAFRRPDALPKVLIVTEKLLTGYDAPILYCMYLDKPMRDHVLLQAIARVNRPYEDEEGRKKPAGFVLDFVGIFDNLEKALAFDSEDVQSVVQGIDVLKERFATMMAEARCDLLPLVSGKPQDKAGEAVLEHFRDREERHRFFEFFRELQELYEILSPDPFLRPYMADYEELARMSRLLRSAYEPAILIDRGFLRKTEQLVREHTETYFVGPPKGMARLTVEALERLAASDQPDTVKVFNLLKAIRDLVEEEGTRSPFLISIGDRAEAIAQAYQDRQATTQETLQQLQILVQEYREAREAQNLIKLSPEAFAVYWFLRKEGVAEAEEVARRVGQALERYPHWRLSEEQGRELRIALYKVLMDAGIETVIEVAERLLKMLWRKDG from the coding sequence GTGCAAAATCCTCTCATCCGCTACGCCGTGGAGGTCGGCTGGACGTACCTGCCGCCGGACGAGGCCCTGCGCCTGCGCCGGGGCGAGACGGGCATCGTGCTGCACGAGGTTCTGATCCGGCAGCTCCAGCGGCTGAACCCCGGCGCGGTGGACGATGTGGTCAAGGCGGAGGAAGTCATCGGGCGGCTGACCCGCGTCATGCCCAACATCGAGGGCAACCTGCAGGCGTGGGAGTGGCTGAAGGGCCTCAAGACAGTCTTTGTGGCGGCTGAGCGGCGGGAGCGCAACGTCCGGCTGCTCGATCCCGACACGCCGGAGGCCAACACGCTCCACGTCACCGACGAGCTGCGGTTCATCAGCGGCACGAAAACCGTCCGGCCGGACGCGGTCTTCTTCGTCAACGGCATTCCCGTCATCGTGGTGGAGACGAAGGCGGCGCACCGCGTCGAGGGCATCGCCGAGGCTTTCGATCAGATCCGCCGGTACCACCGGGAGGGTCCCGAGCTGCTGGCCGTCCTCCAGGTGCACGCCCTCACGCACCTGGTCCGGTTTTACTACGGCGCCACGTGGAGCCTGTCCCGGAAGGATCTGTACAACTGGCGGGCCGAGCAGGCCGGCGACTTCGAGACCCTCGTGAAGCACTTCTTCGCCCCCAGGCGCGTCCTGCGGATGCTCACCGACTACATTCTCTTCGCCCGCAAGGACGGCGAGCTCAGCAAGGTCGTGCTGCGGCCCCACCAGATGCGAGCCGTGGAGCGGGTGCTGCAGCGGTGCCGCGACCCGGAGAAGCGGCGGGGCCTGATCTGGCACACCCAGGGGTCCGGGAAGACCTACACGATGATCACCGTGGCCAAGCGGTTGCTGGAGGACCCCGCCTTCGGGAATCCCACGGTGCTCATGTTGGTGGACCGGAACGAGCTGGAGCAGCAGCTGTTCACCAACTTGGAGGCGGTCGGCTTCGGGCACGTCACAGTCGCCCAGTCCAAGCGGCACCTTTACGAGCTCCTCCGCTCGGACCAGCGGGGGCTCATCGTGTCCATGATCCACAAGTTCGACGACATGCCGGCCAACGTGAACACGCGCCGGAACATCTTTGTGCTGGTGGACGAGGCGCACCGCAGCACGGGTGGCGACCTGGGGAACTACCTCATGGGGGCGCTGCCCAACGCCACCTACCTCGGGTTCACGGGCACCCCCATCGACAAGACGGCCCACGGCAAGGGAACCTTCAAGGTCTTCGGCGTCGACGACCAGCCGAAGGGCTACCTGGACAAGTACTCCATCCGCGAGTCCATCGAAGATGGGACCACCGTACCGCTCCACTACGCCCTAGCGCCCAACGACCTGCGGGTGGACCGGGAGATTCTGGAACGCGAGTTCTTGGACCTCGCGGAGCTGGAAGGGGTCAGTGACGTCGAAGAACTGAACCGGGTGCTGGAACGGGCGGTCACCCTGAAGAACATGCTCAAGAACGCGGATCGGGTGGACCGGGTGGCCGCCTTCGTGGCCCAGCATTTCCGGGAGACCGTCGAGCCGATGGGCTACAAGGCGTTCCTTGTGGCTGTTGACCGGGAAGCCTGCGCTCTGTACAAGGAGGCGTTGGACCGCCACCTGCCGCCGGATTACTCGGCCGTGGTCATCAGTCGCGGCCACAACGACCCGCCGGAATTGGCACGGTGGCACCTCACGACGGAGAAGGAGCAGGAGATCCGGAAGGCCTTCCGTCGGCCGGATGCGCTGCCCAAGGTCCTCATCGTGACGGAGAAACTGCTTACGGGGTACGACGCGCCCATCCTCTACTGCATGTACCTGGACAAGCCCATGCGCGACCACGTGCTGCTCCAGGCCATCGCCCGCGTCAACCGTCCCTACGAGGATGAGGAGGGGCGGAAGAAGCCGGCCGGGTTCGTGCTGGACTTCGTGGGCATCTTCGACAACCTGGAGAAGGCCCTGGCCTTCGACTCGGAGGACGTGCAGTCGGTGGTCCAGGGGATCGACGTCCTCAAGGAACGCTTCGCGACCATGATGGCCGAAGCCCGGTGTGACCTGCTCCCCCTAGTGTCTGGGAAGCCGCAGGACAAGGCGGGCGAGGCCGTATTGGAGCATTTCCGGGACAGGGAGGAGCGCCACAGGTTCTTCGAGTTCTTCCGGGAACTGCAAGAACTCTACGAGATCCTGTCGCCTGATCCGTTCCTGCGGCCATACATGGCCGACTATGAAGAATTGGCGCGCATGTCCCGTCTGTTGCGCTCGGCGTACGAGCCGGCCATCCTGATCGACCGGGGCTTCTTGCGTAAGACGGAGCAGCTTGTTCGTGAGCACACGGAGACGTATTTCGTCGGCCCGCCCAAGGGCATGGCCAGGCTGACCGTCGAGGCCCTGGAGAGGCTTGCTGCCTCGGATCAACCCGACACGGTCAAAGTTTTCAACCTTCTCAAGGCCATTCGGGATCTCGTTGAGGAAGAGGGCACGCGTTCGCCCTTCCTGATCTCCATCGGAGACAGGGCGGAAGCGATCGCTCAGGCTTATCAGGATCGGCAGGCGACAACCCAAGAAACCTTGCAGCAGCTGCAGATCTTGGTTCAGGAATATCGCGAGGCTCGGGAGGCCCAGAATCTAATCAAACTGTCTCCTGAGGCCTTTGCCGTGTACTGGTTCCTCCGCAAGGAAGGGGTTGCGGAGGCCGAAGAGGTGGCACGCCGCGTCGGTCAGGCCCTGGAGCGATATCCCCACTGGCGTCTGAGCGAGGAGCAGGGGCGTGAACTGCGTATTGCCCTCTACAAGGTGTTGATGGACGCAGGGATCGAGACGGTCATCGAGGTAGCAGAGCGTCTTCTGAAGATGTTATGGAGGAAAGACGGGTGA
- a CDS encoding restriction endonuclease subunit S — protein sequence MAETVKLADEATADLPEDFNMTELGPLPRDWQALPLGETARITMGQSPPSSTYNTDGRGLPFLQGKAEFGELFPTPVKWCCAPRKVARQGSVLISVRAPVGDVNLADTDYCIGRGLACIYGNDKLNNDFLFFYLKFAGKFFEGQGAGTIFNSITKDVLQRFMVPLPPLTEQRAIAYVLRCVKSAKEATQNVLAAARELKKSLMRYLFTYGPVPVEEGARVPLKETEVGLIPTHWDVVRFGDVASFIRGISWRKSDEDPNGVPVVAIPNIKNGRVIFDGLYRIKSKANSSKRLLSGDILLVGSSGSVDNIGRVAIVNEMPFPEVYFASFLVKVQPTERLDKRYLFLLLSGKVVNFASCSKRAADGKYNLQLEALRSSLIPLPSLREQEEIAHLLAAVDLKIQAEEARIHALDTLFKTLLHLLMTGRVRVKDLSLPETEGVASGASRE from the coding sequence GTGGCTGAGACGGTGAAGCTGGCTGACGAGGCAACGGCAGACCTTCCTGAGGATTTCAATATGACGGAGCTGGGGCCACTACCACGTGACTGGCAAGCATTACCTTTAGGGGAAACAGCCCGTATTACCATGGGGCAATCTCCGCCGTCGTCTACGTATAACACCGACGGGAGGGGTCTTCCTTTCCTCCAAGGCAAAGCAGAATTCGGCGAGCTATTTCCTACACCTGTAAAGTGGTGTTGTGCTCCCCGAAAAGTGGCGCGTCAAGGGTCGGTGCTTATATCTGTTAGAGCCCCGGTTGGTGACGTCAATCTTGCTGATACTGACTACTGCATTGGTCGTGGTCTTGCGTGTATTTACGGAAATGATAAACTGAACAATGATTTCCTATTTTTCTATCTTAAATTCGCCGGTAAATTTTTTGAAGGTCAAGGAGCAGGAACTATATTTAACAGCATAACAAAGGATGTTCTCCAACGTTTTATGGTGCCTTTACCACCTCTTACTGAACAACGCGCTATTGCCTATGTCCTTCGCTGTGTTAAGAGCGCTAAAGAAGCAACCCAAAATGTCCTCGCCGCCGCACGGGAGCTGAAGAAGAGCCTCATGCGGTACTTGTTCACCTACGGCCCGGTGCCGGTGGAAGAAGGCGCGCGGGTGCCGTTGAAGGAGACGGAAGTTGGGTTGATACCAACGCATTGGGATGTGGTAAGGTTTGGTGATGTGGCAAGCTTTATTCGTGGTATTTCGTGGAGGAAATCAGACGAAGATCCTAATGGTGTACCGGTTGTTGCAATACCTAACATAAAAAATGGCCGAGTAATATTTGACGGTCTTTATCGAATCAAGAGCAAGGCCAATAGTTCTAAGCGTTTACTTAGTGGCGATATTTTGCTGGTTGGCTCAAGTGGTAGCGTTGACAATATTGGGCGTGTGGCGATTGTTAATGAGATGCCTTTTCCCGAAGTTTACTTCGCTTCGTTCTTAGTTAAGGTACAGCCGACAGAAAGGTTAGATAAGAGATACTTGTTTCTTCTACTCAGTGGTAAGGTTGTGAATTTTGCGTCTTGCAGTAAACGGGCTGCAGATGGCAAATACAATCTTCAACTGGAGGCCTTACGTTCCTCTCTTATCCCCTTACCATCACTCCGTGAACAGGAGGAAATTGCCCATCTACTCGCAGCAGTAGATCTAAAGATTCAAGCGGAGGAAGCCCGTATACATGCCCTGGACACCCTGTTTAAGACACTACTCCACCTCCTCATGACTGGCCGAGTTCGGGTCAAGGACCTGTCCCTTCCCGAGACGGAGGGAGTGGCGTCCGGTGCCTCTCGGGAATGA
- a CDS encoding N-6 DNA methylase — translation MARENPKLQGVIDAVDFNATAAGQRIIDDGPLARLIEVLSRHRLGLNDVEPDILGRAYEYLLRKFAEGQGQSAGEFYTPREVAILMARILEPEPGMTVYDPCCGSGGLLIKCHLRLLERYGVRENGRLKLPSHVAPLKVYGQEWIPTTFAMARMNAFIHDIEADIVVGDTMRRPAFRAPDGRLQQFDLVAANPMWNQKFPLETYEHDPFDRFRFGTPPASTADWGWIQHMYTALKDGGRMAVVLDTGAVSRGSGNQGSSRERDIRKAFVERDLIEAVILLPENLFYNTTAPGIILVINKAKKHPREILLINASKLFLKGRPKNYLSEEHVEHIASVYHGWTAEDGLSTIITLEEAARNDYNLSPGRYVVQNGGEEVLPLDEAVLRLQEAEEERAAADRELQRILQFLGMGGAVRG, via the coding sequence GTGGCGCGGGAGAACCCGAAGCTGCAAGGCGTCATCGACGCCGTGGACTTCAACGCCACCGCCGCCGGGCAACGGATCATCGACGACGGACCGCTGGCCCGGCTTATCGAGGTGCTGAGCAGGCACCGGCTGGGCTTGAACGACGTCGAGCCGGACATCCTGGGCCGGGCGTACGAATACCTGCTACGCAAGTTCGCCGAGGGGCAGGGACAGAGCGCCGGCGAGTTCTACACGCCGCGCGAGGTAGCCATCCTCATGGCCCGGATCCTGGAGCCGGAGCCTGGCATGACGGTCTACGACCCCTGCTGCGGTTCCGGCGGTTTGCTCATCAAGTGCCACCTGCGGCTTCTGGAACGCTACGGGGTGCGGGAGAACGGGCGTCTGAAGCTGCCGTCCCATGTGGCTCCCTTGAAAGTCTACGGTCAGGAATGGATACCCACGACCTTTGCCATGGCCCGGATGAACGCCTTCATCCATGACATCGAGGCGGACATCGTGGTCGGGGACACCATGCGCCGCCCGGCGTTCCGGGCGCCAGACGGGCGCCTACAGCAGTTCGACCTGGTGGCGGCCAATCCCATGTGGAACCAGAAGTTCCCGCTGGAGACTTACGAGCATGACCCCTTCGACCGGTTCCGGTTCGGGACACCGCCGGCGTCCACCGCCGACTGGGGATGGATCCAACACATGTACACCGCCCTCAAGGACGGCGGCCGCATGGCGGTGGTACTGGACACCGGCGCGGTGAGCCGGGGCAGCGGCAACCAGGGGTCGAGCCGGGAGCGAGACATTCGTAAGGCCTTCGTCGAGCGGGACCTGATTGAAGCTGTGATCCTGCTTCCGGAGAACCTTTTCTATAACACGACGGCGCCCGGGATCATCCTGGTGATCAACAAGGCCAAGAAGCACCCGCGCGAGATCCTACTTATTAACGCCTCAAAGCTTTTCCTGAAGGGGCGGCCGAAGAACTATCTCAGCGAGGAGCATGTTGAGCACATAGCCTCGGTCTATCACGGGTGGACGGCGGAAGATGGGCTTTCCACCATCATCACCCTGGAAGAGGCCGCCCGCAACGACTACAACCTCTCGCCGGGCCGGTACGTGGTCCAAAACGGCGGAGAGGAAGTCCTTCCGCTGGATGAGGCGGTCTTGCGGCTTCAGGAGGCAGAGGAAGAGAGAGCCGCGGCCGATCGGGAGCTGCAGAGGATCTTGCAATTCCTGGGGATGGGAGGTGCTGTCCGTGGCTGA
- a CDS encoding IS256 family transposase: protein MSRIPPSQQLAELARQLAAQAREGTEVEDLTHALVRLGARKLIQELLEAEVTELLGRGRYERREPGQEGARNGYKPRTLRCAEGRLEIDVPQVRGMEGLCQPTLWRALKRRTDVLERLVVEMYARGLSTRDIEDALAELAGSEAPLLSRSTVSRITEALHEEFEAFAQRDLSGLDVVYLFADAIYESLRRQAGCREGILVTWAILSDGSKVLVHLSLGNKERYEDWLEHFRDLVRRGLKTPLTVTTDGAPGLIQAVEAMWPEAERIRCWVHKMRNVLDKVPEEARPVLKPYLEAIRDAPDIEQGRRLVAEVVERFGREYPSAMRSLQEDLEASLAHLRLPAAHRKHVRTTNLVERSFEEERRRAKVIPRFRSERECLKLVFAVLWRASERWRRVQFSEHERKQLERYIEERQRQRAAQKEVSPAATVA, encoded by the coding sequence ATGTCCAGGATACCACCCAGCCAGCAGTTGGCGGAGCTGGCCCGGCAGCTGGCCGCGCAGGCCCGGGAGGGTACTGAGGTCGAGGACCTGACCCATGCCCTCGTCCGCCTGGGCGCCCGCAAGCTCATCCAGGAGCTGCTGGAGGCAGAGGTCACGGAGCTTTTGGGGCGCGGACGCTACGAGCGGCGCGAGCCTGGCCAGGAAGGCGCCCGCAACGGCTACAAGCCGCGGACGCTGCGTTGCGCCGAGGGGCGGCTCGAGATCGACGTCCCCCAGGTGCGGGGCATGGAGGGACTGTGCCAGCCCACGCTGTGGAGGGCCCTCAAGCGGCGGACGGACGTGCTGGAGCGCCTGGTGGTGGAGATGTACGCCCGGGGCCTCTCTACCCGGGACATCGAGGATGCGCTGGCGGAGCTGGCGGGCAGCGAAGCGCCGCTTTTGAGCCGGTCCACCGTGAGCCGGATCACCGAGGCGCTCCACGAGGAGTTCGAGGCCTTTGCCCAGCGGGACCTGTCAGGCCTCGACGTGGTGTACCTGTTCGCCGACGCCATCTACGAGTCGCTGCGCCGGCAGGCGGGCTGCCGTGAGGGCATCCTGGTCACCTGGGCCATCTTGAGCGACGGCAGCAAGGTGCTGGTGCACCTGAGCCTGGGCAACAAGGAGCGCTACGAGGACTGGCTGGAGCACTTCCGGGATCTGGTGCGCCGGGGGCTGAAGACGCCGCTGACGGTGACGACGGACGGGGCGCCGGGGCTGATCCAGGCGGTGGAAGCCATGTGGCCGGAGGCGGAGCGCATCCGCTGCTGGGTGCACAAGATGCGGAACGTGCTGGACAAGGTGCCGGAGGAGGCGCGGCCCGTGCTCAAGCCCTACCTGGAGGCGATCCGGGACGCACCGGATATCGAGCAGGGCCGGCGGCTGGTGGCCGAGGTGGTGGAGCGGTTCGGGCGGGAGTATCCCTCGGCCATGCGGAGCCTGCAGGAGGACCTGGAAGCGAGCCTGGCGCACCTGCGGCTACCCGCCGCCCACCGCAAGCATGTCCGGACCACCAACCTGGTGGAGCGCAGCTTCGAGGAGGAGCGGCGGCGCGCCAAGGTGATCCCGCGGTTTCGGAGCGAGCGGGAGTGCCTGAAGCTAGTCTTCGCCGTGCTGTGGCGGGCGAGTGAGCGCTGGCGGCGGGTGCAGTTCAGCGAGCACGAACGAAAGCAGCTGGAGCGCTACATCGAGGAGCGGCAACGGCAAAGAGCGGCGCAGAAAGAGGTTTCACCCGCTGCCACCGTGGCATGA
- a CDS encoding type I restriction-modification system subunit M N-terminal domain-containing protein, whose product MGSADEPKSRAARVVRYGPEVCGGGTMELSTLENWLWEAACSIRGAVDAPKFKDYILPLIFLKRLSDVFEDEVAHLAHEFGDVKTAARLVEQDHRLVRFYLPPEARWDAIRRRSSPELSVKAVWVMPRWQRVKPLSAPLFAVAAPRCSAPAAFVRAR is encoded by the coding sequence ATGGGATCCGCGGACGAACCCAAGTCGAGAGCCGCCCGTGTGGTTCGTTACGGTCCCGAGGTGTGTGGAGGTGGCACCATGGAGCTCTCCACTCTGGAGAACTGGCTTTGGGAAGCGGCCTGCTCGATCCGCGGGGCGGTGGACGCGCCGAAGTTCAAGGATTACATCTTACCATTGATCTTCCTTAAGCGGCTCTCGGACGTGTTCGAGGACGAGGTGGCGCACCTGGCCCACGAGTTCGGGGACGTGAAGACGGCGGCCCGGCTGGTGGAGCAGGACCACAGGCTGGTGCGGTTCTACCTTCCGCCTGAAGCCCGCTGGGACGCCATCCGCCGGCGGTCAAGTCCCGAACTGTCTGTAAAAGCGGTCTGGGTCATGCCACGGTGGCAGCGGGTGAAACCTCTTTCTGCGCCGCTCTTTGCCGTTGCCGCTCCTCGATGTAGCGCTCCAGCTGCTTTCGTTCGTGCTCGCTGA
- a CDS encoding DEAD/DEAH box helicase, which produces MTRFVIVLSVRCSRSPPSPRWLRVVAWRRNGGLGMEQGDSAPLLHLLQQHGFRVVYRTRRPGRTQEVFPFDRLGLTEATCRFLAARAPQGLYLHQVEGITRSRRGADVGVTARTASGKTLVFQAVAVEHQARDPRARILAVYPLKALAREQEARWRQAFQAAGLDPATVARIDGDTHAAERLQQLRRATVLLATPDILHAWLVPNVGDNTVWSFLTTLRLVVVDEVHVYTGVFGSNAAMLFRRLEHVCALGERRYHYLAASATVRDPHQHFRALFGRPFDVIDDTFDTSGQHELDLILVETSATEDLMSRLSAFLAGIVRSTDHRFIAFVDSRKQTELLATIIKRERAGARGGDGSGEASVDGILEDGGDGTGSLGVVEPSADRRKGRRGHEWTALDVLPYRAGLEEEDRALIEQRLATGNLRGIISTSALELGIDVPHLDVGVLVGVPHSATSLQQRMGRIGRHGPGTVIIVNNRDFNSEMVFRHPETILNLPPAESALYLENQRIQYIHAMCLARPGGEHDQAAIRAGRTEDGADFSSPVDWPEGFLELCRRERVGATPPNLQPMKVEAGDTPHAVFPLRDVDAQFHIELHVGWEREDLGSISHGQLMREAYPGAIYYYLTQPYRVTQVHRTRRVVKVRREHRHYTTRPLGPISIVRPYLQPGEVYRAKRWGELVLLETQVQIQEKVEGYRERRGSTEITERYPLPLEKGYFRQPAFTRYYYTTGVVLFHPGLQDDVELTRLAQRIYDAFLLILPFERQDIDYAAGQLGGTPPRPLYPGARFIAIYDQTYGSLRLSGRLAEPEVVRQVLAKAAESVDVSGGLSRTSAAWLEEARRMAETHVPVDVPELLTPEAALTQEPSDDHVVEVILPGSVGLDAMRNHEEFFVEAVVFNAVAGTLCYRGRHASTPAGDPTLITLVPVTNLIPIHGESRLGLYNLMDGTITPRSSS; this is translated from the coding sequence ATGACACGATTTGTCATCGTCCTGTCCGTACGATGTAGTCGGAGCCCGCCATCGCCTCGGTGGCTCCGAGTCGTGGCTTGGCGCCGGAACGGAGGGTTGGGGATGGAACAAGGAGACAGCGCCCCGCTCCTGCACCTTTTGCAACAGCACGGCTTTCGTGTCGTCTACCGGACCCGCCGGCCTGGACGAACCCAGGAGGTCTTCCCCTTCGACCGGCTCGGCTTGACGGAAGCGACCTGCCGGTTTCTGGCCGCCCGGGCGCCCCAAGGTCTGTACCTGCACCAGGTCGAGGGCATCACCCGCAGCCGCAGGGGCGCGGACGTCGGCGTCACGGCCCGCACGGCTTCGGGGAAGACGCTGGTGTTCCAAGCGGTGGCTGTCGAACACCAGGCGCGCGATCCACGGGCTCGGATCCTGGCCGTCTACCCGCTCAAGGCGCTCGCCCGAGAGCAGGAGGCACGCTGGCGACAGGCGTTTCAGGCAGCAGGATTGGACCCCGCGACCGTCGCCCGGATCGACGGCGACACCCACGCTGCGGAACGGTTGCAGCAGCTGCGCCGGGCCACGGTACTGCTCGCGACCCCGGACATCCTGCACGCGTGGCTCGTCCCCAACGTCGGCGACAACACCGTGTGGTCGTTTCTCACCACACTCCGTCTGGTCGTGGTTGACGAGGTCCATGTCTACACCGGGGTGTTCGGCTCCAACGCCGCCATGCTGTTCCGCCGTCTCGAGCACGTATGCGCGCTGGGAGAGCGGCGTTACCACTACCTGGCGGCGTCGGCGACGGTGCGCGACCCCCACCAGCACTTCAGGGCCCTCTTCGGCCGGCCCTTCGACGTCATCGACGACACCTTCGACACGTCGGGCCAACACGAACTCGATCTCATCCTCGTCGAGACCTCGGCGACGGAAGACCTGATGAGCCGCCTGTCTGCCTTTCTGGCGGGGATCGTCCGCTCCACGGACCACCGGTTCATCGCCTTCGTCGACAGCCGCAAGCAGACGGAACTCCTCGCAACCATCATCAAGCGGGAGCGTGCCGGGGCTCGGGGCGGAGATGGAAGTGGGGAGGCAAGCGTGGACGGCATCCTCGAGGATGGAGGGGATGGAACGGGCAGCCTCGGAGTGGTCGAACCCTCCGCGGACCGCCGCAAGGGGCGCCGCGGCCACGAGTGGACCGCTCTCGACGTGCTGCCTTACCGGGCCGGCCTCGAGGAGGAGGATCGCGCGCTGATCGAGCAGCGCCTGGCCACGGGCAACCTACGCGGTATCATCAGCACCAGCGCGCTGGAGCTCGGCATCGACGTCCCCCATCTGGACGTGGGGGTGCTGGTCGGGGTGCCCCACTCGGCGACCAGTCTGCAACAGCGGATGGGACGCATTGGGCGACACGGTCCGGGCACGGTCATCATCGTCAACAACCGGGACTTCAACAGCGAGATGGTCTTTCGACACCCGGAGACCATCTTGAACCTCCCCCCGGCGGAGAGTGCCCTCTACCTGGAAAACCAACGCATTCAGTACATCCACGCCATGTGCCTGGCGCGTCCGGGGGGCGAGCACGACCAGGCCGCCATCCGTGCCGGACGCACCGAGGACGGGGCAGACTTCTCATCACCCGTGGATTGGCCGGAAGGCTTCCTCGAACTGTGCCGCCGGGAACGCGTGGGTGCGACGCCACCCAATTTACAGCCCATGAAGGTGGAGGCCGGGGATACCCCCCATGCCGTGTTCCCCCTGCGGGACGTGGACGCCCAGTTTCACATCGAGCTCCACGTAGGCTGGGAACGAGAGGATCTGGGTTCGATCTCGCATGGGCAGTTGATGCGCGAGGCCTATCCCGGCGCGATCTACTACTACTTGACCCAGCCCTACCGGGTCACCCAGGTCCACCGCACCCGGCGCGTGGTCAAGGTTCGCCGCGAACACCGTCACTACACGACCCGGCCTCTCGGCCCGATCTCCATCGTCCGGCCGTACCTGCAACCCGGCGAGGTCTACCGCGCGAAGCGCTGGGGCGAGCTGGTGCTGCTCGAGACGCAGGTGCAGATCCAGGAGAAGGTCGAAGGATACCGGGAACGCAGGGGCAGCACCGAGATCACGGAGCGGTATCCCCTGCCGTTGGAGAAGGGCTACTTCCGCCAGCCGGCCTTCACCCGGTACTACTACACGACAGGCGTCGTCCTCTTTCACCCCGGCTTACAGGACGATGTGGAACTGACCCGGCTCGCTCAACGGATCTACGATGCCTTCCTGCTGATTCTGCCCTTCGAGCGCCAGGACATTGACTATGCTGCCGGCCAGTTGGGCGGCACGCCGCCCCGTCCCCTCTACCCCGGCGCCCGCTTCATCGCCATCTATGACCAGACCTATGGCAGTCTGCGGCTCAGCGGGAGGCTGGCCGAACCCGAAGTGGTACGCCAGGTCCTGGCCAAGGCCGCCGAATCCGTCGATGTGTCCGGAGGTCTGAGCCGAACCAGCGCCGCCTGGCTCGAAGAGGCCCGGCGAATGGCGGAGACCCACGTGCCCGTCGATGTCCCGGAGCTGTTGACTCCCGAAGCCGCACTGACCCAGGAACCGTCGGACGACCACGTCGTCGAGGTCATCCTCCCAGGCAGCGTCGGGCTCGACGCGATGCGCAACCATGAGGAGTTCTTCGTCGAGGCGGTCGTGTTCAATGCCGTAGCGGGAACGCTCTGTTACCGAGGCCGCCACGCCTCGACACCCGCCGGCGACCCCACCCTCATCACCTTGGTACCTGTGACCAATCTGATCCCTATTCACGGAGAGAGCCGCCTGGGCCTGTACAACCTGATGGATGGCACCATCACGCCACGGTCTTCATCCTGA